The following is a genomic window from Candidatus Bathyarchaeia archaeon.
TCCAACTACGTGGTGGAGCCTCCGGGAATCTTCATGGGGAGGGGAAAACACCCCCTCAGGGGGAGGTGGAAACCCCCTGTCTCCGAGGAGGACGTAACGTTGAACCTCAGCCCCGACGCCCCCAGGCCTCCGGGAAAATGGAGGGAAATCGTTTGGAGGCCGGACAACATGTGGATAGCCAAGTGGGACGACAAGCTGAGAGGAGTTGAAAAATACGTTTGGCTAGCCGACTCCTCCCATTTAAAGCAGAGGAAGGAGATTGAAAAATTCAATTTAGCCGCCAAGCTTGAGAGAGAGATTGAAAGGCTCCGCGACCACATAGCCGCCAACCTGAATAGCCCTGACCCGAAGAGAAGGCGCATAGCCACCGTATGCTACCTCATAGACGTGTTGAAGATGAGGGTTGGCGACGAAAAGGATAAAGATGAAGCTGACACTGTTGGGGCTACAACCCTAAAAGCCCGCCACATAAAAATCGAAGGCAACAGGGTGAGGTTTAACTTCCTTGGAAAGGATTACGTGAGATGGGAGAAGGAGGCTACAATGCCAGACCAGGTCATCGCTAACCTGAGGGAGTACGTCGCCAACGCTAAATCCAGCCTCTTCCCCGGCGTTCGATCCGATGTTGTCAGCGCCTTCCTCTCCGAGGTATCTCCCGGCTTGACGGCTAAGGTTTTCAGAACCTACCACGCCACAACAGTCGTGAAAGAATACTTAAAAAAAGCCTCCGTAACTGTTGAGCAACCCGAATACTATAAGAGGCATGTGGCCACCATGGCCAACCTGCAGGCGGCTGTGGAGTGCAACCATAAGAAGAAGATTCCGAAGAATTGGAGGGAATCTCTGAAAAAGAAGGAGGAAAGGCTTAAGGAGTTGAAGGAACGGTGGAGAGCTAAAAAGAACCCGAAAACCTTAGAGGCGATAAGGAAGCTTCAGCTTAAAATAGAGGAGATGAAGGCGACTCGAGACTATAACCTGAGGACGTCGCTTAAAAGCTACATAGACCCAAGAGCCTACTATGAATGGGGTAGAAAGGTAGGCTACGACTGGAAGCTATACTACCCTAAGGCGTTGCAGAAAAAATTCTCCTGGCTGGAAGGCGAAAACGCAGGGAAGGCCGAGTTAAAGCGTTAGCGGAACGTGGGATGAAATGCCGGTGAAGGCGATCGCCTTTGACCTCATAGGAACCATAGTACACGTGAAACCAAACCGTGAAGCCATGTTGAAAAGCCTCTTCGAAGCTCTTAAAGCATCGGGCTTAAGGTTAGAGAGGGAAGCGTTTTACGACACTTATAGGCGGGTAAATCAAAGGTACATGGAGCTCAGGGTTAACTCGCTCAGAGAGTTCAGTAACCCCTTCATCGTGGCCGAAACCCTAGACAAGCTTGGCCACCCCGTAAAACCTGAGGACTCCACGATCGTTGAAGCCGTCAAAGAATACTTTAAACCCTACATAGAATCCGTCTACACTACTCCGGGAACTAGGAAAGTTCTTACAGGGCTGAAACAAAAGTATAGGCTGGGGATCGTAACGAACTTCACCTTCCCATGGACCGTTAATGAATGCCTTAAAAAAACCCGTTTAAACAACATGTTTAACCCAATAGTGACCTCAGCGGACGTGGGATGGCGTAAACCACATCCCTTCATCTTCAAGGCTTTCGCCCTAGCCCTCGGGCTCACCGAGGAGAGCATCGTGTTCGTAGGCGACGACTTAAAAAGGGACATCTATGGAGCGGATAAAGTCGGCATGAAAACCATTCTCTTATCCTCAGGGCTGACCGAAACCGAAGATGCATTCTACGAGCAGAAAATAGACGAAAAAGTAACCGCTCAAATGGAAATCAGATCCCTAAAGGACTTAGAGCATGCCTTGAAAACATTTAACCACTAAACCGTTTAAATATCCCTAGCCGTCATTTGCTTGAAAGGATGTTGATCATCCTCGGCGGAGTGTAAAACGTTTCCGGCCGTTTCTTTTCGATCCAACCACTTTCGCCGCTATTAATTTTACCGAAGCTATGCTGAGCATCCTTTAACAAATAACGTAATGCTTATGTAGTATAACAAATTTAGTATACGTTGATGTAATATGAAGGACGCCCTCATCGTGGTAAGGGTGCCTAAAGAACTTAAAAAAAGCCTTAGCGAGCATGGAGTTGAAGTAAGCAGAGTTGTAAGAAAGGCCCTTGAAGAAGAAGTCAAAAAGAGGAAGCTTGAAGAGCTAAAAGGGATAGCGGGGGACCTTGGGGACTTCTTCTCCAGAATGCCGGATGAAGAAATAGTTAAAACCATAAAGGAACTGAGGAAGTCCAGATAATGTACATCCTCGACTCCAGCGCCATACCCATAGTGCTTAAAAGGCTTAAGGAGAAGTCTGTTGAAGCCTTAGAAGGCAAGACCATTCTAGACCTAACCCGATATGAGTTAGGCAATGCGATATGGAAAGAACATAAGATAAAGAAGCTGGTAGCCGTCCAAGAGGCTGTAAACAAGGCTGAAGGCATGGCGAAAATCCTCGAAATTTTAACCGTGGAGAAGTTAGAGTCGGTTGAAGAGTTCAAGTCGGCGATGGAGTTAGCGGTGAAGCTAAAATTAACTTTTTACGACGCATCCTACTTGTACAAGGCTAAAAGCATGGGCCTCCCCCTCATTACGGAGGACCGTGAACTCCACGAGAAAGCGAGCGATGCGGACGTCAAAACCATAACAGTAAACGAGCTACTAAAAATTTATTAAAAACAGTCCCTACGACGAAAAGTCTTCAAAACGTTAACCCGGTTTTCCATTTACAGCCTCAGAAAACCGGGTGAATCATCTTCAGTCCCATACATATCTAGGACCATTCAAAGGAAGGAGAAATTATCACAGTCGTAGGCTATAACGCGAACCTTCAACAACGCTCAATTTGTGGAGATGTTTAAACCATTAATGACGGTGGGCCGCCGTAGCCATTAACACCTAAAGTGAACCTATAGAGATGGCGATGGAAGACCAAGCGCGATTAATTGATGAACG
Proteins encoded in this region:
- a CDS encoding DNA topoisomerase I, which translates into the protein MWQLIHNGVLVPERYKPVGLHITVRGRRIPLNRDQEEMAVAWAKKQGTEYVNDKVFVRNFLTDFSQALGVNPPLTLSEVDFTEVIKFVEEEKQRKLEISREEKKRLAEERKRLREELREKYGYAIVDGVRVEISNYVVEPPGIFMGRGKHPLRGRWKPPVSEEDVTLNLSPDAPRPPGKWREIVWRPDNMWIAKWDDKLRGVEKYVWLADSSHLKQRKEIEKFNLAAKLEREIERLRDHIAANLNSPDPKRRRIATVCYLIDVLKMRVGDEKDKDEADTVGATTLKARHIKIEGNRVRFNFLGKDYVRWEKEATMPDQVIANLREYVANAKSSLFPGVRSDVVSAFLSEVSPGLTAKVFRTYHATTVVKEYLKKASVTVEQPEYYKRHVATMANLQAAVECNHKKKIPKNWRESLKKKEERLKELKERWRAKKNPKTLEAIRKLQLKIEEMKATRDYNLRTSLKSYIDPRAYYEWGRKVGYDWKLYYPKALQKKFSWLEGENAGKAELKR
- a CDS encoding HAD family hydrolase is translated as MPVKAIAFDLIGTIVHVKPNREAMLKSLFEALKASGLRLEREAFYDTYRRVNQRYMELRVNSLREFSNPFIVAETLDKLGHPVKPEDSTIVEAVKEYFKPYIESVYTTPGTRKVLTGLKQKYRLGIVTNFTFPWTVNECLKKTRLNNMFNPIVTSADVGWRKPHPFIFKAFALALGLTEESIVFVGDDLKRDIYGADKVGMKTILLSSGLTETEDAFYEQKIDEKVTAQMEIRSLKDLEHALKTFNH
- a CDS encoding type II toxin-antitoxin system VapC family toxin translates to MYILDSSAIPIVLKRLKEKSVEALEGKTILDLTRYELGNAIWKEHKIKKLVAVQEAVNKAEGMAKILEILTVEKLESVEEFKSAMELAVKLKLTFYDASYLYKAKSMGLPLITEDRELHEKASDADVKTITVNELLKIY